In Legionella sp. PATHC035, a genomic segment contains:
- a CDS encoding type IV secretion protein IcmD, producing the protein MIPDQSNFKCGLSTIALLTFLTLVSNHAAANTVVSLGQMASNITGSFANLAKLITAGAYLAGLGFSIGAIMKFKQHKDNPTQIPIGTPIALVFISAALLFLPSILGVTETTMFGASGGETAGPNGIIFGSQ; encoded by the coding sequence ATGATTCCAGATCAATCCAATTTTAAATGTGGGTTAAGCACTATCGCATTACTTACATTTCTGACATTAGTAAGCAATCATGCTGCTGCAAACACTGTCGTGTCTTTAGGACAAATGGCCTCAAACATTACTGGATCATTTGCCAATTTGGCTAAATTAATTACTGCGGGTGCTTACTTGGCGGGCTTGGGTTTCTCTATTGGAGCGATTATGAAGTTCAAACAGCACAAAGATAACCCAACTCAAATTCCAATTGGAACGCCAATTGCTCTGGTCTTTATTTCCGCTGCTTTATTATTTCTCCCTTCCATTCTCGGTGTAACCGAAACAACCATGTTTGGAGCGAGTGGCGGTGAAACTGCCGGACCTAATGGAATTATTTTTGGCAGTCAATAA